The Lysinibacillus irui sequence AAAATGAATCCGTACAAAGTACACAACTGGCATTTAAAGATAACAGTGATTTGTCACGTTCAATTGCAGCCTCTATTAGTGAATTAATGAGTAAGCTATCGAGTATGTTAGAGCATAAAAATCAAGCGATTATGGCCATCCAAAGCATATCAGCAATTTCAGAGGAAACGGCTGCCTCAGCTGAACAAGTAAGTGCATCTGCAATGGATCAACAAGCAGAGTTACAAAAAGTAGCCGAGTCTATACAAAATATGAACGATATTTCCAATGAACTGCAAGAAGTCGTGAATCGTTTTAAATTAGCGTAAAATGAAGGGCTGCCTAAACAAATAGGCAGTCTTTTTTTATTGGAAGAGACATTGACCTAGTAGAAATTCGGCACTACTATAAAAGAAGGGAAGGGGGTCATCGAAATGATGTATCTCGGAATGATTTTCTTTCAAATTGTTGCACCTATTTTAGTGTTACTTATAGTAGGTGCTATCTTACAAAAGAGATTTCGCTTTAATTTAAAAGCGTTGTCTCAGCTTATTACATATTGCTTTATGCCAGCAGCTGTTTTTGTAAATTTATATGAGACGAGTGTAGAGCTGTCTGTACTGGCAGAGGTCGGATTGTTTATTGTGCTTTTTATTGGGAGCCAAATGCTACTCAGTCACCTTTTTGCGAAGTGGCTTGGTTTAGTTAAAACAGAGGCAGCAGTTTTTAAAAATAGTGTTGTGCTCATTAACTCTGGGAACTATGGCATTCCGGTAGCTCAAATGATTTTTGTAACACAACCTATTGGTGTAGCGATTCAGGTCATCCTTGTAATCTTTCAAAATATGACAACTTATACATATGGTTTGTATAATTTAATTTCCTCTACCAAATCAGGAATGACGATTATTAAAGATTTTTTTAAAATGCCCATCATTCATGCGTTGATTATTGGTGTAGCCATGAACTATTTTAATATCGGTATTCCACAGTTTATTAAAATACCAATAGACCATGTAGCAGATGGCTTTATTGCTGTGGCACTAATCACGTTAGGTGCGCAATTATCGCAGCTTGAAATCAAATCTATGTTTAATAAAACGGTTTTCGTCAGCTGCTTCACACGTTTAATTGTCGGACCAGCCGTAGCTTTAGCCATTATTTTTTTATTGGGGTTAGATGGAGTTGTCGCTCAATCACTATTTATAGCCAGTGCTTTCCCGACATCCCGCAATAGCTCTAGTCTAGCATTGGAATACGATGTGGAATCGGCAACAGCTGCCCAAACTGTTTTATTTTCAACTATTGTCAGCTGTATAACGGTAACAATAGTGATTTATCTTGCGGACGTATTATTTGCTTAATCAATAGAATATTAAAAAATAATGAATGGAAAACTTCCATCTCATAGTAATATCTGCTACACTAGCATCAAACTAAATAGTATTAACTAGGGGAGTCTGATGAGTCAGGCTGAGAGGGAAACGCTTAGAGGTTTCTTGACCCTTTGGACCTGATCTGGCTCATACCAGCGTGGGAAAGTTAAGAAACTATTGCATAGTATGTGTATGCAATTTCAACCTTTACATTCGTGGCCGGATCCAAATAATTATTTTGGATTCGGCCTTTATTTATTTGTTAGGGTGAGCTAGATCCGGTCCTTGTAACAAAAAACATTTAAGGGAGAGAAGTAGCTCATGTCAGCAATTAGTGAAAAGAACATTACGATTATGTCTAGCTTTGAAGGAAGCAAAAAGGTGTATGTTGAAGGTTCCCGTCCGGATATTTTAGTACCAATGCGAGAAATTGCATTAAGTCCGACAACAGGAAGCTTTGGAAATGAAGAAAACGCCCCTATTCGAGTATATGATACGAGTGGTCCCTATACAGATCCATCTTATCAAGTAGATATTACAAAAGGTTTACCTGCCTTACGAAGTGGATGGATTCAAGAGCGAGGAGATGTAGAAGCATATGAGGGCCGCTCTATAAAACCGGAGGATAATGGTTTTCGTCGTGCAGATGATCCGCGTAATCATGAAAATGTCTTTCCTGAATTGGCAAGAAAGCCTTTACGAGCAAAAAAAGGGAGAAATGTAACGCAGCTGCATTATGCAAGACAGGGGATTATTACACCTGAAATGGAGTTTGTAGCGATACGTGAAAATATGGATCCAGAATTTGTCCGATCTGAAATTGCAGCTGGGCGCGCTATTATGCCTTCTAATATTAATCATCCAGAGGCGGAGCCAATGATCATCGGTCGTAACTTCCATGTGAAAATCAATGCCAATATTGGGAATTCCGCGGTATCGTCTTCTATAGCAGAAGAGGTTGAAAAAATGACATGGGCAACACGCTGGGGTGCTGATAATATTATGGATCTTTCAACAGGTAAGCATATTCATACAACGAGAGAATGGATTATTCGAAATGCAGCGGTACCAGTGGGGACAGTGCCAATTTATCAAGCATTGGAAAAGGTAAATGGCGTAGCAGAGGATTTAACGTGGGAAGTTTACCGTGATACGCTTATTGAGCAAGCCGAGCAGGGTGTAGATTATTTCACGATTCATGCAGGTGTACTATTACGCTATGTTCCCCTTACAGCTAATCGTGTAACGGGAATTGTATCTCGTGGTGGTTCTATTATGGCACAGTGGTGTTTATATCATCATCAAGAGAATTTCCTTTATACTCATTTTGAGGAAATCTGTGAAATTATGAAGACTTATGATGTTGCTTTTTCTTTAGGTGATGGCCTACGTCCAGGTTCAATTGCAGACGCCAATGATGAAGCCCAATTTGCAGAGCTTGAAACACTAGGTGAACTAACACAGATTGCGTGGAAACATGATGTTCAAGTGATGGTGGAGGGGCCAGGTCATGTACCGATGCATCTGATTAAAGAAAACATGGACAAGCAATTAGAAGTTTGTAAGGAGGCGCCTTTTTATACGTTAGGTCCACTTACAACGGATATTGCTCCAGGCTATGACCACATTACATCGGCTATTGGGGCAGCGATGATTGGCTGGTTTGGGACAGCAATGCTCTGCTATGTGACACCAAAGGAGCACCTTGGCTTACCTAATCGCGAGGATGTTCGAGTGGGAGTAATTACGTATAAAATAGCGGCACATGCGGCAGATTTAGCGAAGGGGCATCCTGGTGCACAACGCCGAGATGATGCACTATCAAAAGCACGTTTTGAATTCCGCTGGCGTGATCAATTCAATCTATCTCTCGATCCAGAAAGAGCGGTGGAGTATCATGATGAGACTTTGCCAGCAGAAGGAGCAAAAACAGCACACTTTTGCTCTATGTGTGGTCCTAAGTTCTGTAGTATGCGAATTTCACAAGATATTCGAAATTATGCTAAAGAAAAAGACTTGAATACGACAGAAGCGATCCATCGAGGTATGAAGGAAAAGGCAGAGGAATTTAAAAAAGCGGGTAGTCAGATTTATCAATAATGTAAAAAGGCTTGTGTTGTAGTATCGACACAAGCCTTTTGTGATTAAAAAACTCCATGTGAGTGAAAAATTCACATGGAGTAAAAATTGGATTTGGATATCAATAATAAGTGGAATATTAAACGTTTGTTGGTTGTTTTACATATGGGTTTGTAAGATCCATACCTTCTAATGAAAGACCCATTGCTTTTGCTACACCTTCACCATATGCTGGATCTGCTAAATAGCAGTGAAGGATGTGACGGCGCTTGATGAATTCTTCAACAGAAGCCATATCATTTGCCGTATTTTCAAATAGACGTTGTTGCTCTTCTGCCGTCATAAGTCGGAATAGTTTACCTGGTTGTTCAAAGTAATTGTTGTCGTCTTCACGGAAGTCGTGAATACCTGCATGACCATCGATACGTAATTCAGGCTCTTTATAGTCTAAGTTATGCTCCCATTCACCATAGCTATTTGGTTCATAACCTAGTGTTGAACCAAGGTTGCCATCAAAACGCATTGCACCATCACGGTGGAAAGTGCGGAATGGACATTTCGGTGCGTTAACAGGAAGCATATAGTGGTTAACACCGAGACGATAACGCTGTGCATCTGCATATGCAAAGATACGACCTTGTAACATTTTATCTGGTGAGAAGCTAATACCAGGAACAATATTAGACGGTGCAAATGCAGCTTGTTCAACTTCTGCAAAATAGTTGTCCGGGTTTTTGTTTAACTCAAACTCACCCACTGGAATTAATGGGAAGTCTTTTTTATACCATACCTTTGTTAAATCAAATGGGTTGTATGGTAGCTCGCGAGCTTGCTCTTCAGTCATTACCTGAATGTACATTTTCCATTTAGGGAAATCGCCTTTTTCGATTGCTTCATATAAATCACGTTGTGAAGATTCGCGGTCTTGACCAATGATGTCATTAGCTTCAGCGCCAGTTAAGTTTTTAATGCCTTGCTCTGTACGGAAGTGGAATTTAACCCAAACACGTTCATTATCAGCATTGATAAAGCTATACGTATGAGAACCAAAACCATGCATATTGCGGTAACCAGCTGGAATACCACGGTCAGACATTACGATTGTCACTTGGTGAAGTGCTTCTGGTAATGAAGTCCAGAAATCCCAGTTAGAATTAGCGTTTTTCATATTTGTACGTGGGTCACGTTTTACCACGTGGTTTAAATCTGTGAAGTGTAATGGGTCGCGGAAGAAGAATACAGGTGTATTATTACCTACTAAATCCCAGTTACCTTCTTCTGTATAGAATTTAAGAGCAAAGCCACGGATATCGCGCTCAGCATCTGCCGCACCACGTTCACCTGCAACTGTAGAGAAACGTGCGAACATTTCTGTTTTTTTGCCAATCTCTGAGAAGATTTTAGCTTTTGTATATTGAGTAATATCATGCGTTACAGTAAAAGTACCAAATGCACCTGAACCTTTTGCGTGCATACGACGCTCAGGAATTACTTCACGGTTGAAATTTGCTAATTTTTCAACTAACCATACATCTTGAAGTAAAAGAGGGCCACGTGGACCTGCTGACATAGAGTCATGGTTACTTACTACTGGAGCGCCACCTGCTGTTGTAAAACGACGGCTACGATCATTTGCGTTTGTCATATTAGTTTACCTCCTGAAAAAAATGTGAGTCAAACTCTTCATCTATAACTATAACAAATATAAAATAGAATTGCTAGTACATTATAATAATTATCGTTAAAGAATTTATATATTTAAGTATAAACTATAAATATATGCGCTATACAGAAGTAATATACATAGTTTTTCACTTGAATTTTGCTTAGCTAATCTCAATTTGTAAAGTAATAAAGAGAAATGACTGCGTTAAAAATATCTTTATTGAAAATAAAGTGAGCTAATTGAAAACTATTTTAAACAAACTTTTATTTTTTTCTATATCGGTTTGGCGTAATACCAGTTTGTTGTTTAAAGATTTTAATGAAATAATTTGGATCATCAAATCCATTTAAATGAGCAATCTCACTAATTGCAAAATCTGTTTCTAGTAGCATTTTTGTAGCATGATGAATTCTAACTTGCTGTAAATAGCGCTTAAATGGCAGGCCTTGCTTCTTAGAGAAAATCGTACTTAAATAATTAGGACTAATTCCGAGCTTATGAGCAACAAAGGGTAGAGATAATGCACTATCTTTAAAGTGTTGATCAATTATTTCTAAAGCTAGTTCAACATAATCGGCTCTTTTCTCCATCCGGGCTTCTCTTGCTAACTCGATTAAAGTTTGTGTAAAAGAAATAATGCTGTTGAGAATAGTATAAAAAATAGGATGCTCGATAATGATGTGAAATAGCTGACGATAGTTTTGTTCAATAACAGCTTTTTCATGTAATTTATATTTCAACATAAAGCGCCGGATTTGTGCTAAGACACTTGTCAGATGAATACGTAAATCATCTTGTTCATAATAGATTCCCTCATTAGAAAGTCGATATAAAAAAGTTTTAACAGCCTCTAAGTTTCCATCTTCCAAACTACTTATTAATAATTGTTGCTCCTCTGGTGTTAGTAATGGATCAAAGGGCTGTGTTTCAAATTGTTTGCTGGCATAAAAAATATGACCAAAGCCTTCGTAAAAACTTTGATGTAGTGCACGCTTTGTTAATGCATACATATTTTTAATGGTTGTAGGTGTTCCATCATATATCCCGATATTTAAAGAACTATTACTAATCAAACGCCATTCCTTCATTAACGTTCGAACATCCTTCTCCACCATTTTTATATCGTCTGTGTCAAAAAGACATACGATTTTATTGGATAGAGGATATGTTTTCATATGGAAATGAATTGGAGTTTGTTGGAGCCAAGTGTAGAGCTTATTAAATGTCTCGTGATGCTCGGGTTCAATCATTGTAAAATGCAAAGTAGGTTCAATAGAGCTAGATTTGTTATCTAAAAATAATTGATAATAAAAGGAATCATTTGTCGCCTCTTGTGCATAATCTGTAATTTTTGGTGTGCGAAGAGAAATGGCAGCGAGTTTTTGCTTTAATAGTTCTAAGTCAATTGGTTTCACAAAAAGATGGGCAACCTGTAAATCAATTGCTTTTAATGCATTTTTAAATAGGGGTTCTGTCGTCATTGCTAGAATGGCACCGGATAGTTTTTGTAAATCTCGATAAAGAGCGTTTAAGCGATTATTAGGAAATAAATCGATATTTAAAAGAATCGCATCTGGTTCAAATTGTCGAATACTTTGAGTCACTTCTGAAATACTTGTACACATTTCAATAAAAACATCTCCAGGAAAATATGTATGTAAAAACCATTTTATGCCTGCTAATTCGGTTGGGTCACGATCAATTAATAACAGCTTCATACCATCAATCCTCCTTAAAATATTCTAGTTTCATATAAGATTACGATTATATTAATAAAAATAACATAAGAATCTGAAAAAAGTCTTGTTTTCTCTTTTAAAATTCTCTATATTCTGAAAAAGGTAGTTAGTACAATGTAAATAGAGTAATTGAACAACTATCAGCAACATCGAATTTTGCAATGAAAACGCTTAAAAGTGTTTTAATGCTGATGTTTTAACTATTACGATGAAATAAATCCCCCAGTGGATTTCGCAGATTTTGAAGAGGAGCTTTTTGAGCAATTTCGAGAAAATCTGGACGCATTGTTTTTCTACGTAAAAGCTAAGCGTCAACGGCTATGATGCCAAGGCGTAATTGATTTACATAGTTACATAAGGGAATAGGAGGATGTCATGTGAATTCGATCATCGAGCTTGATGGCAATACATTAACAAGACAACAAATTGAGGAAATCGTAAAGGGGCAAGCAACTGTAGCACTTTCTGCAGATAGTTTAGAACGAATTCGTTTAAGTAGAGAGCGTATCGAAAAACGTTTAGCAGAAGGGCAAACGATTTATGGTGTAAATACAGGGTTTGGAAAACTCAGCAATATAAAAATTGAAGAAGAAGATATTGAATTATTACAGTTGAATTTACTACGTTCAGATGCAACGGGTGTTGGCGAACCATTCCCAACTGATGTTGTACGCGCAATGATGGTGTTACGTGCTAATGCATTGGCTAGAGGATTTTCTGGTATTCGTGAAGAAACCGTCCAGCTATTATTAGATCTTATTAATAAAGGCGTGCATCCAATTGTTCCATCACAAGGTTCGGTAGGAGCAAGTGGTGATTTAGCGCCATTATCCCATTTGGCATTAGTATTAGTGGGTGAAGGTAAGGCAGAGTTCAACGGAGAAAAAATGAGTGGTAGCGAGGCGTTAAAGCAAGCTGGATTAACACCAGTTCGACTACAAGCGAAAGAGGGTCTGGCACTTGTTAACGGTACGCAAGCAATGACAGGTATTGGAGTTTTAACGGTCAATGAAGCTGAACGAATTGGACTTGCAGCAGATATGGCGGCTAGTTTGACGCTAGAAGCATTGAAGGGCATTACGTCAGCATTTGATCCAGCGCTATTAGCTGTAAGACCACATCCAGAATTAGAGCTGGTTGGTGGACGTATTCGTAAGTGGCTTGATGGTAGTAAACGTGTAACAAAGCAAGGGGAAATTCGCATGCAAGATGCGTATTCGCTACGCTGTATTCCGCAAGTACACGGTGCATCTTGGCAGTCATTTTTCTATGCAGAGAACCGCGTTCAAACGGAAATGAATGCTACGACAGATAATCCGATTGTATTAGAGAGTGGTGAAGTATTGTCGGGAGGTCATTTCCATGGTCAACCGATTGCTTTAGCAATGGACTTTTTGAAAATTGGTGTAAGTGAATGGGCTAATATTTCAGAACGTCGTACAGAACGTATGGTAAATCCACAGCTTAACGAAGGCTTACCGCCATTTTTAGCGACAAATCCTGGAATTGAATGTGGACTGATGATTGCACAATATACAGCGGCTTCCATTGTCTCAGAAAATAAAGTCTTGGCACATCCCTCTAGTGTGGATTCTATTCCGACATCAGGCAACCAAGAGGATCATGTGAGTATGGGCACAACTTCGGCTCGTCAAGTACGTCAAATTGTTCACAATGCGGCTCGTGTTATAGCAATAGAGTTGATTTGTGCATCACAGGCAATTCATTTAGATAAAGCGGAAGAGCAATTATCTCCAACAACTCGAAAGTATTTAGAAAAAGTGCGTGAATTCTGTCCACCATTATTAGCAGATCAACCAATCGGTGATGAAATTGAAGCATTGGCTAAGTATTTATTAGCAAGTGATGATCTAGTTAATGAGTATGTGTAAATTAATTGAATAAACTTGTTAGAAATCAAAGTTAAAAGCTCTTTCTAAATAATATCTGAGGGGGACTTGGATGGAATTTCAACAACAAGAGCTGAGGCAAGACTCGGTTTTCCGAGCTTCCTCCGCTTTGAAAATGATTATATGCAGTTTAGTTGGAATATTCAGTTTCTTTGTTTCGTTTGAATGGCAAGGCAAAGATACAATCTTAATCGATCATATTGTGAACTTTATCCGTGCAGAGGTACCACTATTGGTGACTGCATATGTTCTGATCATGCTCGTAGGGGGAGCATTACTTCCATTTTTAACTAAAAAATGGAATAACTCAATTGTTAGTATTGTGTTATCTATTTTTAAAGTGTGTGGAATGGTAGCAGGAATTTTATTAATTTTTAATTTAGCACCGGGATGGCTAGCGAACGAAAGTATTGGACCGTATTTGATGGAGAAGCTTATTAAGCCTGTAGGAGTACTGATTCCAATTGGTTCATTATTTCTAGCACTTCTTGTAAGCTATGGGCTACTTGAATACATTGGTGTGTTAACGCAACCGTTTATGAAGCCAATCTTTAAAACACCTGGACGGTCAGCAGTTGATGCTGTTGCCTCATTCGTGGGTAGTTATTCGGTTGGTTTACTTCTAACAAACCGTGTCTATATGGAAGGGCGTTATACAGCGAAAGAAGCTGCTATTATTGCGACCGGCTTCTCTACTGTATCGGCAACGTTTATGGTAGTCATTGCGAGTACGCTTGATATTATGCAGCATTGGAATGCATTCTTCTGGGTATCGCTCGTAGTAACATTTGTGGTCACGGCCATAACAGCTCGTATATATCCACTTCGTTCAATGAAGGATGAATATTACCAGGGTTCGACACCTATGCCCGAAAAGATCGTTAAGAAGGATCGTTTTAAGGAAGCTTGGCGACAAGCGATGGAGGCTGTAGAGCAAAACCCACCTTTATCCAAAATTTTATGGATGAATTTGAAGGATGGTTTCATTATGGCAATGGGTGTTATTCCTTCTATTCTATCAATAGGTTTACTTGGATTGGTTCTTGCGACGTACACGCCTATTTTTGATTGGTTAGCTTATATTTTTGTACCTTTCACTTACGTACTACAAATTCCAGAGCCATTTTTAGCAGCCAAGGCACTATCTTTATCGCTTGCAGAGGTATTTTTACCAGCACTTGTCGTGACACAAGCACCACTCGTAACAAAATTTATTGTAGCAGTAGTATCCATTTCGGCTATATTGTTCTTCTCAGCCGTTATTCCACTAATTTTATCATCTGAAATTCCATTGACGTTGCGTCAAATTTTACTGATTTGGTTTGAGCGTGTCGTATTAACTTTAATTATCGTAACACCTATAGCATTTTTACTATTTTAAAGGAGAGTGTTTTGTATGGTATTCAAAACAGAAATTCGTGCACCACGTGGAAATGAACTAACATGTAAGGGTTGGACACAAGAAGCAGCTATGCGTATGTTAATGAACAATTTGGACCCAGAGGTTGCAGAAAACCCGGATGAACTGATTGTTTATGGAGGTATTGGTAAGGCTGCCCGTAACTGGGAGAGCTATGAACAAATTATTGCTTCTTTAAAAGAATTAGAAAATGATGAAACATTGCTCATTCAATCTGGGAAGCCAGTAGCTGTTTTCCGTACACACGAGCATTCCCCACGTGTATTAATTGCCAATTCAAACCTTGTTCCTGCATGGGCAAATTGGGATCATTTCTATGAATTAGAAGATAGAGATTTAATGATGTATGGTCAAATGACTGCAGGAAGCTGGATTTATATTGGTGCTCAAGGTATTTTACAAGGTACTTATTTATCGTTTGTTGAAGCAGGGAAAAAAGTATTTGGCACTGCGGATTTACGTGGTAAATTCATCCTTACAGGTGGTATGGGTGGCATGAGTGGTGCACAGCCATTAGCTGGAAAAATGGCAGGAGCTGTAATTCTAGTTGTTGAAGTAGAACGTGCACGCATTGAACGTAAAATTAAAGAAGGTTACTGTGATTACATTGTGGAAACGGTGGACGAAGCAATTGCCTTAGTGAATAAATTACGTGACCAAAAAGAGCCTGCATCAATTGGTCTTGTTGGTAACTGTGCAGACGTCAATCGTGAACTGCTAAATCGAGGGATTATTCCAGACTTTGTAACAGATCAGACATCTGCACATGACCCTATTAATGGCTATGTACCAAACGGCATGACATTTGAAGAAGCACTAGAACTGCGTAAATCAGATGTTAAAACATATGAACGAAAAGCGAAAGAAACAATGGCAGAACATGTGCGGACAATGCTAGAGTTCCAAGAAGCGGGCGCTGAAGTATTTGATTATGGTAATAACATTCGTGCATACGCTAAAGAGATGGGTGTAACAAATGCCTTTGATTTCCCAGGCTTTGTACCAGCATATATTCGTCCATTGTTCTGTGAAGGCAAGGGTCCATTCCGTTGGGCGGCTCTTTCAGGAGACCCAGAGGATATTTATAAAACAGATGCACTTGCGAAAGAGATGTTCGCTGAAGATGAAGGCCTTGTTAACTGGATTGATATGGCGCAAAAAATGGTTAAATGGCAAGGCTTACCTGCACGTATTTGCTGGTTAGGCTATGGTGATCGCCACCGTTTTGCATTAAAAGTAAATGAAATGGTTGCCAATGGTGAATTATCAGCGCCAATTGTCTTTGGCCGTGATCATTTAGATTCAGGTTCAGTGGCATCGCCAAACCGTGAAACAGAAGGAATGTTGGATGGTTCGGATGCAGTATCCGATTGGCCAATTTTAAATGCTCTTGTCAATACAGCGAGTGGTGCAAGCTGGGTAAGTGTACACCATGGTGGTGGTGTTGGAATGGGTTATTCCCAACATGCAGGCCAAGTGCTAGTAGCAGATGGATCTGAGCTTGCTGCAGAAAAAATTGCACGTGTATTAGTTTCAGATCCAGGGATGGGCGTTGTTCGTCATGCAGATGCAGGCTATGACATTGCTATTAATACAGCGAAAAACAAAGGTGTGCATATACCAATGTTAAAGGGTGATGTGAAGTGACCATTTTAATCAAGAATGCCAATGAAGTGATTACATTAAAAAGTAACATACAAGGTCCGCGTACGAAGGAACAAATGCGTGAAATTGCGGTGGTAGAAAACGGCTCTGTTCTTATTGAGGCAGATCATATTGTTGCTGTTGGAGCTTTGGATCAACTAGAGGTAGACTTTCCTGATTTAGTAAAGAAAGCGGAGACTATTGATGCTTCAGGTAAGATAGTTATGCCAGGGTTAGTTGATTGTCATACACATTTAGTACATGGTGGGACTCGTGAACAAGAGTTTAATATGCGACTTAATGGTTCTACCTACATGGAAATTATGAATGCTGGTGGTGGCATTCACGCTACAACTAAACGTACACGGGAAACTAGCTTTGAAGATTTATATGAAAAAACGATGCAACACTTAGATGTATTTTTAAAGCATGGTGTGACAACAGTTGAAGCGAAATCAGGCTATGGCTTGGATTGGGAAACAGAAAAGAAGCAGCTGGAGGTAGCAAAACAATTACAAGCTACACATGACATTGATGTCGTGAGTACATTTATGGGAGCGCATGCAGTACCGCGAGACTATAAAGGTCGTGAGGATGAATTTGTTGATGTCGTCATCAAGGATATGTTACCTAAAGTGGCCGAGCTAGAACTAGCTGAATTTAATGATGTATTTTGTGAAAAAGGTGTATTCACACCAGAGCAATCTCAACGAATTTTAGAAGCCGGGAAAGCACTTGGTTTAACCCCGAAAATACATGCTGATGAAATCGAGCCATATAAAGGTGCAGAGCTTGCTGCGGAAGTAGGGGCAATTTCGGCAGAGCATTTGTTAGTGGCATCGGATGAAGGTATTAAAAAAATGGCTGAAGCAGGTACAATTGCTGTCTTGCTACCGGGAACAGCATTCTTCTTACGGGCACCATTTGCAAGAGGACGCCTAATGATTGATGAAGGGGTGCCCGTAGCAATCTCAACGGACTTTAATCCTGGATCATCTCCGACAATGAGTCTACCATTTATTATGAATTTAGCTTGTATGCATATGGGT is a genomic window containing:
- the hutU gene encoding urocanate hydratase, whose amino-acid sequence is MVFKTEIRAPRGNELTCKGWTQEAAMRMLMNNLDPEVAENPDELIVYGGIGKAARNWESYEQIIASLKELENDETLLIQSGKPVAVFRTHEHSPRVLIANSNLVPAWANWDHFYELEDRDLMMYGQMTAGSWIYIGAQGILQGTYLSFVEAGKKVFGTADLRGKFILTGGMGGMSGAQPLAGKMAGAVILVVEVERARIERKIKEGYCDYIVETVDEAIALVNKLRDQKEPASIGLVGNCADVNRELLNRGIIPDFVTDQTSAHDPINGYVPNGMTFEEALELRKSDVKTYERKAKETMAEHVRTMLEFQEAGAEVFDYGNNIRAYAKEMGVTNAFDFPGFVPAYIRPLFCEGKGPFRWAALSGDPEDIYKTDALAKEMFAEDEGLVNWIDMAQKMVKWQGLPARICWLGYGDRHRFALKVNEMVANGELSAPIVFGRDHLDSGSVASPNRETEGMLDGSDAVSDWPILNALVNTASGASWVSVHHGGGVGMGYSQHAGQVLVADGSELAAEKIARVLVSDPGMGVVRHADAGYDIAINTAKNKGVHIPMLKGDVK
- the hutI gene encoding imidazolonepropionase: MTILIKNANEVITLKSNIQGPRTKEQMREIAVVENGSVLIEADHIVAVGALDQLEVDFPDLVKKAETIDASGKIVMPGLVDCHTHLVHGGTREQEFNMRLNGSTYMEIMNAGGGIHATTKRTRETSFEDLYEKTMQHLDVFLKHGVTTVEAKSGYGLDWETEKKQLEVAKQLQATHDIDVVSTFMGAHAVPRDYKGREDEFVDVVIKDMLPKVAELELAEFNDVFCEKGVFTPEQSQRILEAGKALGLTPKIHADEIEPYKGAELAAEVGAISAEHLLVASDEGIKKMAEAGTIAVLLPGTAFFLRAPFARGRLMIDEGVPVAISTDFNPGSSPTMSLPFIMNLACMHMGMTLEEVLTATTINAAYALNRGEQIGSLEADKKADVVILDVANYKQLQYFYGMNHTHTVIKNGQVVVQNGILLKDQ